The Zingiber officinale cultivar Zhangliang chromosome 10A, Zo_v1.1, whole genome shotgun sequence genome contains a region encoding:
- the LOC122026464 gene encoding NADPH--cytochrome P450 reductase 1-like yields MEEEEEKPFIALVTKAKITENASFSDLFETEIGDLCFRLTARSAKIQIGFEKASSLDLLSVVIASLSDGYGLDSSTGDAFVENRLLIAVLSIVIAVLVGCVAIFFVWRSSGRKLAEPPKPLVVKTQMDTEEDQGKKKVTVFFGTQTRTAKGFAKALAEEAKARYPNAIFKVMDIDEYATEDDEYDENLKKESLALFFFATYGDVEPTDNAARFYKWFKEYSFCGNCLADIFVYCVLAKVAVVVDELLHEQGAKHIVQVGLGDDDQGIEDDFSAWRELLWPELDKLLQDENETA; encoded by the exons AAACAGAGATTGGAGATCTGTGCTTCCGATTAACCGCTCGATCCGCCAAGATACAGATAGGTTTCGAGAAGGCGTCGTCCCTTGATCTCTTGTCGGTCGTCATCGCCTCCCTCTCAGACGGATATGGGCTCGATTCCAGCACCGGGGATGCGTTCGTGGAGAACCGGCTGCTGATCGCCGTCCTGAGCATCGTCATCGCCGTGCTTGTCGGTTGCGTGGCAATCTTCTTCGTCTGGCGATCGAGCGGAAGGAAGCTCGCCGAGCCGCCGAAGCCGCTAGTGGTGAAGACCCAGATGGATACAGAGGAGgaccaagggaagaagaaggtcacCGTCTTCTTCGGGACGCAGACCAGGACGGCTAAGGGGTTCGCGAAG GCACTGGCTGAGGAGGCAAAAGCACGGTACCCTAATGCCATATTTAAAGTCATGGATATC GATGAATATGCTACTGAGGATGATGAGTACGACGAGAACCTGAAAAAGGAGAGCTTGGCTTTGTTCTTCTTCGCTAC GTATGGAGATGTTGAGCCTACTGATAATGCTGCCCGGTTCTACAAATGGTTTAAAGAG TATTCTTTTTGTGGGAATTGCTTGGCTGATATATTTGTGTATTGTGTCCTTGCAAAGGTTGCTGTGGTGGTCGATGAACTGCTTCATGAGCAAG GCGCCAAGCACATTGTCCAAGTGGGGTTGGGAGATGATGATCAGGGTATTGAGGATGACTTCTCTGCATG GAGGGAGCTTCTTTGGCCGGAGTTAGATAAGTTACTTCAGGATGAAAATGAGACAG CTTGA
- the LOC122026465 gene encoding uncharacterized protein LOC122026465, with product MQPLGSSSSQMYMNAYSVMPKFDCLVLWKVAGKLIMPKPKGLTSEIKKAPSSGLKWSFSPGTNLLSGGAAKLEKESRQKLNEFSKELRTFRSVDLSGRNFGDDGLFFLAESLGYNRLLKAVEEVDFSGNGITAVGLKALDGVLQTNTMHKTTVSFNFGLLPPPAASDKALTEPYLSICPSASRRKDHGTNKFKQCPTV from the exons ATGCAG CCTCTTGGTTCATCTTCAAGTCAGATGTATATGAATGCTTACTCTGTGATGCCAAAATTTGACTGTCTTG TTTTATGGAAGGTGGCTGGAAAACTAATCATGCCAAAACCAAAGGGCTTAACATCTGAGATTAAAAAAGCTCCGTCATCTGGACTTAAGTGGTCCTTTTCTCCTGGGACTAACCTGCTATCAGGTGGTGCTGCAAAACTTGAAAAAGAGTCTAGGCAAAAACTAAATGAGTTTTCCAAGGAACTTAGAACATTCAGAAGTGTTGACTTGTCAG GTCGTAACTTTGGTGATGATGGTCTgttttttcttgctgaaagccttGGTTACAACAg ACTCTTAAAG GCAGTAGAGGAAGTTGATTTTTCTGGCAATGGGATTACAGCAGTTGGCCTAAAGGCACTTGATGGTGTTCTTCAGACGAATACCATGCATAAAACTACAGTTTCT TTCAACTTTGGGCTTCTTCCTCCACCGGCAGCCAGTGACAAAGCCCTCACAGAACCTTACTTGTCAATATGCCCGAGTGCTAGCCGCCGCAAAGATCATGGTACCAACAAATTTAAACAATGTCCTACAGTTTAA